The DNA sequence tacattcctgaaaagcatgtggtcagtatatAAGTCACCTCGAACACAGCTATTGcggacctcattcatttccgttgaaagggtgatttttggcagcgtagttttgtaatgactGGGCTGAGAGGCCCggtgcgagttctcccgggttaatatCATATACTGTCGAATAAATTTTGCCAACTTctgacaaaaacaaaacaattgttCTTGTGAATTGatataaaaatatgattataatATTAGTGTAATTATTATAATCACTCAAAAATACGttactgtaaaaattttttttgtttaaaacatttttctgtacttttattaaaattattgattagCAAAGAATATGATCTATGAGCTCATTCACACAGTGAAATAAAtgcaactcattttttttttaatcctccaagcttaattttttaaacaaaacatgaaTTTACCAATCTAAATCTTGGTGTCTCATGTTCTCTTAAAAACCAGTTTTCCCCAGTAAAACGCAACTCTACTTATCTATGATTGGTCAATGTTAAATAAAGccaattttttcatcattctgctGTGCTAAGCTGCCGTATCAAGTACTGtgtctccatgtatttgattcagatgcaacttttcagaataattttaaaatcagttcccattgacaaatgaggcagtaagaagcaaagggatgtaagcggaaATTTTCAAGCTTTCagtgaaatgaatttaaagtaaCGCgttaacatcctaggtaggctttcattgaattatttttctaaatcatgctgtacagcagcacctaccaaggctactagttcTATCTGTTACCCCAAGACAGAGAGGGAGGTACTCCtttttgtactggttatcaccaaatttttaatttttaacacttacatccctttgcttcttactgcctcaaatgAGCATTAAACATTGCATTGAGGTGGAAAATGTGACTAAGAACCACTTGATGAtcttaactcaattttgataaaaggtGCAAGACTTGTGCTCTGCGCGGCAGCAATTGTCCTGGCAAAATGCCGAACCAAAGTGAATAAGAACCCAGTAATTAACACCCAAATCATCACTGGGTGCATACTGCACTTATGTCAACACTTCCACATCTACGCAACTGGTCATTGTtcaatattttattaactttCTCCAAACAGTTCTATTGAAAGACTggataaatttgaagaaaaaaaaacataacacttGAAAACagtgaatattttctttaatgaTCAATTTTATGAAACACACATAATTTGTTATCACTTCCAGAAGCATGAACAAAAAAGTTCTGAAATGAAAAATGCTAACTTAGATGCATAATTATGGGGaacattcaaaactaaaaaatgacactttcacatgtaacaaaaaatgaattttgcacCACAAcaatttagaaacattaaaaCTTACACTTAGATGCAAAGTCacttgcaaaatttcaagttttcgaACGTCACTCTTCTTTACACTCTTCCTCTTTGTAAGCTATCATTACGATGTTATCACCTCTAATGAATAACAAGCCATATTCTCGATCTGAAGCTTTAGCACTCTTCTTGGtcttccttcttctttttttcttcttctcatcACCCTTCTTATCATCCGAGTCCTTAGTAGCTTTCTCAGCCCCTCCATTTGGTGCAACAGGTGTAGGTTCATTTTCTGAAGAACCAGTTGCAGCAGCGCTGGCCTTTGTTCTTGGAACTCGTGCTGGCAAATCAGGGATTTCCTCCCCCCTATTTATGTCTCTTAGAAAAGGCGTTTTCGCCTTTTTACGTTTCAAAAACACTTCCTGGACACCtttcaaaactaaattccaaTGCTTATCAAATGCAAGAAGCTTGCCAGTGCAGATACctcttatttctttaaaattacgaGTCCAAATCTATAAAAATGTACATAAGCATGAATGAAACATAGCAAATATTGGGGCagaaaactaaataaactaaTAAGTTCATCAAACATATTTCGTTAAATGCAAAACTAAATCTTAAAatttacacatgcatacatacagtggcacacacaggaatttttcagGTGGGGTAGGGGACAAAAGTTTATTCTTGTAACATACCAAATAATGcactaaaaatattgattttattcattGTCTGCAGGGTTGTTTTTCTGCTGGCAGAAACCAGCTTTTGcactgccagtggcagaaactggttataattgGTAAAAACCAGCAGgaactggcaaaaactaaaaagagtctttaataactcaagtaactACTAAATGATATTCACTTAAGGAAACTAACTCCATTTTaccatagtaaaaaaaaattctatcactagtgcccttgatttagttcagaaagagaacttttcaattgcagatgcttgtatttggattaatctaacaaaggatgAAAATCATATGGGTGCTTAGGAAaaaggagtgacatacagaagaAAACAGGCATTACCGATTTTAATTTGCTCGCTTATATGCTGCATCTAAATTTCTGAATTGCTTGGGTTTAAATTagcatgtgcttcaagaagaaagggCCAGAATTTTGGCTTGGCAATATTTACCTAGATTTAgtacctaatgtcacagttttgcaaaacaaattggcttccgaaatttattttaaccactaccccagttactacatggtggattAACAATCAGGGCTCatagcaagagaaaaaaaatatataggagtttaaagggaaaaatatatagtaatttttcggaaaagtatAGGATCCAATAGGTATGTTTTGATCACtgtacaaaaaaaagcaaaattatcaaTACAATTCTATATCATGCAAGAAGTCATAGCAATGTGAAGAGTCACAGATGTGAgaacaaatgaatttttgtacccaCGGCCGCTTacatgaatcatgtttgttcaagacaattttgattcaatttAGCAAaattgtgtgtgcgtgtttttcttttttaaagtgcaattctgcatacaatttaaaagaactttaataaatttttggtCAAACGAAATATTATTAGAAGTATACCGCACACTCAATATCCATTctctgattatttaaagaattttatcacaaaacaGCAGTAGCtgatttagagggggggggggggggcctgggTCCCTCCCAAAGGgataaattttttcaattattatttttcaactactatctccaaaaagaaactttttacagttatgtaaaaagaacacaaaacatatttgaataaaagcattttcgttTGCTGAAGTGAAGAAGCATTGCTGGAATCGGATCCCAGAGCGGCGGAATACATTTTACTCACTGGTTTTCGAATTCAAGTATACGTAATATCACGATTTgttcattaattcttctttgatggaatcaatcaataattcatttttttttaaaaatgtgcagaTGTACCTAGAAGAGTAATTTTAATCCAGGTAGCTATATGCAAAATAATAGActtcttttttaagaataaaaaaatgcaaaatgaaagaaatgacaTGGTATATAGTTTCTTGGCAAAGCCATAATATTAATGGAAACAGCATGCCATATCaaaattagggtttccaatcccaaaTCCCACATTATATTTATCGGGATTAAGAGCAAAATCCTGCGagatttccaatcccgcaaatATTTTCTATGCAAACGTTTTCAAACTTAG is a window from the Uloborus diversus isolate 005 chromosome 6, Udiv.v.3.1, whole genome shotgun sequence genome containing:
- the LOC129224541 gene encoding U7 snRNA-associated Sm-like protein LSm11 isoform X1, with amino-acid sequence MSSRSKDRSDRSSDRHSHRDRRDSSPRRRRRSESPPTKRDERELPEGFGPGAERRDTTDDNLNVLQRMQNITGPLELLSDSVNNGKELKIWTRNFKEIRGICTGKLLAFDKHWNLVLKGVQEVFLKRKKAKTPFLRDINRGEEIPDLPARVPRTKASAAATGSSENEPTPVAPNGGAEKATKDSDDKKGDEKKKKRRRKTKKSAKASDREYGLLFIRGDNIVMIAYKEEECKEE